One Leishmania major strain Friedlin complete genome, chromosome 29 DNA segment encodes these proteins:
- a CDS encoding conserved hypothetical protein (previous protein_id=AAZ09741.1), with translation MSNSNAGILKDVIGRSCPWWISRLLAETRVTESTLKLLTTSAQRLQLCGRLSRNGGNRALFSPLHIPHLHASTSIAEAQVIMTHGRRLRMVSRNNGDVKVHVDLSDFLSCSGTCLTEVEEEVERLAELTGRNSYTSPFWLTQPQLESHFRNALAGHSTGCPHAYSAHDCEVYENPNMFVELSCGTATTARYANLGEFRIHPYLQLSLISCISFLRVFSPINVQTRRAFDACVEWRLRWECQQSGCWCSVWGTVQDYASCGFATLDGAIGVDVFDALGNPLFLIHALCTTAPLDVYSRCYPYDSIVTSADTF, from the coding sequence ATGTCCAACTCCAATGCTGGTATACTAAAGGATGTTATAGGGCGGTCTTGCCCGTGGTGGATTTCTCGCCTTCTTGCAGAAACAAGGGTGACAGAGAGCACCCTCAAGCTACTGACCACGTCGGCCCAGAGGCTTCAGCTATGCGGCCGACTCTCTCGAAATGGCGGGAACCGAGCTCTATTTAGCCCTCTCCATATTCCGCACTTACATGCCTCTACGTCAATCGCGGAAGCTCAGGTGATTATGACGCATGGGAGGCGGCTAAGGATGGTTTCTCGAAACAATGGCGATGTGAAAGTGCATGTCGACCTCTCCGACTTTCTCTCGTGCAGCGGGACTTGTCTGACCGAGGTCGAAGAAGAAGTGGAGCGACTCGCCGAACTCACGGGGAGGAACTCGTACACCTCTCCATTCTGGTTAACGCAACCGCAGTTAGAGAGCCACTTTCGGAACGCTCTTGCTGGGCACTCTACAGGTTGCCCGCATGCGTACTCGGCGCATGACTGCGAGGTGTATGAAAACCCGAACATGTTTGTAGAGCTCAGTTGcgggacggcgacgacggcgcgctACGCCAATCTGGGCGAGTTTCGAATACACCCGTATCTCCAGCTCTCGTTGATATCGTGCATATCTTTTTTACGCGTATTTTCGCCCATTAACGTGCAAACTCGACGCGCCTTCGACGCGTGTGTGGAGTGGCGCCTGCGATGGGAGTGTCAGCAAAGTGGGTGCTGGTGCAGTGTATGGGGTACCGTGCAGGACTACGCGAGCTGCGGATTTGCGACCCTTGACGGCGCCATTGGTGTCGACGTGTTCGACGCCCTTGGGAAtcctctctttctcatcCACGCCCTATGCACGACTGCGCCACTGGACGTTTACTCCAGGTGTTATCCCTACGATAGTATTGTCACCAGCGCCGACACCTTTTGA
- a CDS encoding conserved hypothetical protein (previous protein_id=AAZ09742.1), producing the protein MQTMAKPATSDPERGFSDDGYSAFRRLLLIELSVLRRRYGLLSEDHHDGAGGHALPTSAAVRGAAPFSAFQTSSVDEETGVLCQSDRDAIEALFHSIDDFTREFNEGKGEVEREDIVSRIMRDIV; encoded by the coding sequence ATGCAAACAATGGCAAAACCAGCAACATCCGACCCTGAGAGAGGCTTCTCTGACGACGGTTACAGCGCCTTTCGTCGCCTACTGCTCATTGAGCTATCCGTCttgcggcgccgctacgGACTCCTCTCCGAGGACCATCACgatggcgctggcgggcACGCCCTGCccacctctgccgctgtccgcggtgccgcacctTTTTCTGCTTTCCAGACTTCCTCCGTGGATGAAGAGACTGGCGTCCTCTGTCAGAGCGACCGCGACGCGATCGAGGCGCTTTTTCACTCCATCGACGATTTCACGCGTGAGTTCAATGAGGGCAAAGGCGAGGTGGAGCGCGAGGACATTGTCTCCAGGATTATGCGCGATATAGTATAG
- a CDS encoding 40S ribosomal protein S19-like protein (previous protein_id=AAZ09743.1): MTAPRNKIHRIGKRKGATLKDVSAWRWIKTAARHFKQEGKIFVPNCTEIMKSSHGRERAPQNPDWYYIRCAAVLRAIYLRPGVGYGGLSKRFGNKKNYGSRPEHTVTSSTGPLHWACKSLTKLGLVEPGAQSGQRLTRKGHKFADSLAFQVQIRKFGQSKA; encoded by the coding sequence ATGACTGCACCGAGGAACAAGATCCACCGCATCGGCAAGCGGAAGGGTGCGACCCTGAAAGACGTCAGCGCCTGGCGCTGGATcaagacggcggcgcgccacTTCAAACAGGAGGGCAAGATCTTCGTGCCGAACTGCACCGAGATCATGAAGAGCTCTCACGGCCGCGAGCGCGCGCCGCAGAACCCGGACTGGTACTAcatccgctgcgccgccgtcctgCGCGCCATCTACCTGCGCCCTGGCGTGGGCTACGGTGGCCTCAGCAAGCGCTTCGGTAACAAGAAGAACTACGGCAGCCGCCCTGAGCACACCGTGACCTCCTCTACCGGTCCCCTCCACTGGGCCTGCAAGTCGCTGACGAAGCTCGGCCTCGTGGAGCCTGGTGCGCAGTCTGGTCAGCGCCTGACCCGCAAGGGCCATAAGTTCGCTGACTCCCTGGCCTTCCAGGTTCAGATCCGCAAATTTGGCCAATCTAAGGCGTAA
- a CDS encoding conserved hypothetical protein (previous protein_id=AAZ09744.1), producing the protein MPHLRTLFRATAIGVVASALASAHYAQRAPALASSVFEGPDAGTADAVASMRLQDQAIPWEMECDDFRHGYQTNTVQLQILRLCAEYAASSGEKSPVIRIVGFFPGVPSKTVYEHLTNVTLRRGWDCNYTNFEQFSGECPSTLAEVDPLRRPLAAVAKMRPCCSGDVCTLVPDVAGVVLDDHGWFTHRVGGPLLRRFGLADRLFQYERLSYAYCFAESAAVMSKDATTASKMYDVLYSGSKRTREVASTAAPSLRAWLQANREAVPCAEVDMNFQHILLLPIADAEAQLFRNSDQLRSLCTMGSMFDMTSTKLVYNVWKDTQQRVLDGTVSSPGTLLVMSSANNVGIPALLPRWAQKTILSTMSHKAYGSLLKACREHTSHEDSV; encoded by the coding sequence ATGCCACATCTCCGTACACTTTTTCGGGCAACCGCGATTGGGGTTGTCGCGAGTGCGCTTGCCTCCGCCCACTATGCGCAGCGAGCCCCAGCATTAGCTTCTTCCGTCTTCGAGGGACCGGACGCCGGCACGGCGGACGCTGTTGCCAGCATGCGACTCCAGGATCAGGCCATACCGTGGGAGATGGAATGCGACGACTTTCGCCACGGCTACCAGACAAAcacagtgcagctgcagattCTCCGACTGTGCGCCGAATACGCGGCTTCGAGCGGTGAGAAGTCACCTGTGATACGCATCGTCGGATTCTTTCCCGGGGTTCCGAGTAAAACCGTGTACGAGCATCTCACAAATgtgacgctgcggcgcgggtgGGACTGTAACTACACCAATTTTGAGCAGTTTTCTGGAGAATGCCCTTCTACACTGGCCGAAGTCGATCCGTTGCGGCGccccctcgccgccgtggcgaaAATGCGCCCCTGCTGCTCTGGCGATGTGTGCACCCTTGTCCCAGATGTGGCGGGCGTCGTGCTCGACGACCATGGCTGGTTCACGCACCGTGTCGGTGGCCCATTGCTACGCCGCTTCGGCCTGGCGGACCGGCTGTTTCAGTACGAGCGTCTAAGCTACGCGTACTGCTTCGCCGAAAGCGCTGCAGTCATGTCCAAGGACGCTACCACTGCTAGTAAAATGTACGACGTGCTGTATAGCGGGTCCAAACGCACGCGTGAGGTGGCTTCGACAGCTGCGCCATCGCTTCGTGCATGGCTTCAGGCAAATCGAGAGGCTGTGCCATGTGCAGAGGTAGACATGAACTTCCAACATATCCTGCTTCTTCCGATTGCCGATGCAGAAGCGCAGCTGTTTCGCAACTCAGACCAGCTTCGCTCGCTGTGTACCATGGGAAGCATGTTCGACATGACGAGCACCAAGCTCGTTTACAATGTATGGAAGGATACACAGCAGCGTGTGCTGGATGGCACAGTGTCGTCACCGGGCACTCTTCTCGTCATGAGTTCTGCAAACAATGTTGGTAtaccagcgctgctgccgcggtgggCACAGAAAACAATTTTGTCGACGATGTCACATAAGGCTTACGGCTCCCTACTAAAGGCTTGCCGGGAGCACACCAGTCACGAGGACTCTGTTTGA